The following are from one region of the Gemmatimonadales bacterium genome:
- a CDS encoding lipopolysaccharide kinase InaA family protein, translating to MPAPALPPDFETWTFEGGAAAARRDVAAAVRQALASAGTLYAWAAARPGRATYIGRGEAYGVALGGTSAVVRHARHGGLFAPLLGDRFWGRPRFEREAELSRRLAEGGVSTPAVLAGVRYGAGFGHRADVATEQVAGIDLVELFFGARPPAGAARTAVLDVLGRLVRRLHDLGWVHPDLQLRNLVVSAPGAGAPRAWLIDVDTCRPMRGDGDAERARNLARFQRSWDKWNAIRGEHLTGADRALFSVAYLTGEP from the coding sequence TTGCCCGCACCGGCGCTCCCCCCGGATTTCGAAACCTGGACCTTCGAGGGCGGCGCGGCCGCGGCGCGGCGCGACGTCGCCGCGGCCGTGCGGCAGGCGCTGGCCTCGGCCGGCACGCTGTACGCGTGGGCGGCGGCGCGGCCCGGGCGCGCCACCTACATCGGGCGCGGCGAGGCGTACGGCGTGGCGCTCGGCGGAACGTCCGCCGTGGTGCGCCACGCCCGGCACGGCGGGCTGTTCGCGCCGCTGCTGGGTGACCGGTTCTGGGGCCGGCCCCGCTTCGAGCGCGAGGCCGAGCTGTCGCGCCGGCTCGCCGAGGGCGGGGTCAGCACGCCCGCGGTCCTCGCCGGCGTGCGCTACGGCGCCGGCTTCGGGCATCGCGCCGACGTCGCCACCGAGCAGGTGGCCGGCATCGACCTGGTCGAGCTGTTCTTCGGCGCTCGGCCGCCGGCCGGCGCGGCGCGCACGGCCGTGCTGGACGTCCTGGGGCGCCTGGTGCGCCGGCTCCACGATCTCGGCTGGGTGCACCCGGACCTGCAGCTTCGCAACCTGGTGGTGAGCGCTCCCGGCGCGGGCGCTCCCCGCGCCTGGCTCATCGACGTGGACACCTGCCGCCCGATGCGCGGCGACGGCGACGCCGAGCGCGCCCGCAACCTCGCGCGCTTCCAGCGCTCGTGGGACAAGTGGAACGCGATCCGGGGCGAGCATCTCACGGGCGCCGACCGGGCGCTGTTCAGCGTCGCCTACCTCACGGGGGAGCCGTGA
- a CDS encoding glycosyltransferase family 9 protein produces the protein MKPLPPWTGGRLGIVMMSALGDAVHVLPLLDALKRHAPATHVTWVLQPGPALMVRGHPLVDDVVVFQRALGLGAYADVRRQLKARPFDLLLNLQVYFKAGIVTRLARAPVKLGFDFARSRDGNWLFTTHRIPPHPPQHVQDQYFEFIECLGVPHGEPRWNLGPNGEERAAAHALVADAGNGPLVGLVVASSKREKNWMPERYAQTATALVRETGARCVLLGGTTAIEREAADGILERAGGQPIDALGSGLRTLLGLIDACDVVISPDTGPLHMAVAMNVPAVGLYGYNNPKRVGPYRRFTDLLVDAYGDPGEDYPVSMEHRLGRMARIRTEDVVEKVRLALARYAQGPPWRRARAPA, from the coding sequence GTGAAGCCGCTGCCTCCCTGGACGGGCGGCCGTCTCGGCATCGTGATGATGAGCGCGCTGGGCGACGCGGTGCACGTGCTGCCGCTGCTGGACGCCCTCAAGCGTCACGCGCCCGCCACCCACGTCACCTGGGTGCTGCAGCCGGGGCCCGCGCTGATGGTCCGGGGCCACCCGCTGGTGGACGACGTCGTCGTCTTCCAGCGCGCGCTCGGGCTCGGCGCCTATGCCGACGTGCGGCGCCAGCTCAAGGCGCGGCCGTTCGACCTGCTGCTCAACCTCCAGGTGTACTTCAAGGCGGGCATCGTCACCCGGCTGGCGCGGGCCCCGGTCAAGCTCGGCTTCGACTTCGCGCGCTCGCGCGACGGCAACTGGCTGTTCACCACGCACCGGATCCCGCCGCACCCGCCGCAGCACGTCCAGGACCAGTACTTCGAGTTCATCGAATGCCTCGGCGTGCCGCACGGCGAGCCGCGCTGGAACCTCGGGCCGAACGGGGAGGAGCGCGCGGCCGCCCACGCGCTCGTGGCCGACGCCGGGAACGGGCCCCTGGTGGGGCTGGTGGTCGCCTCCAGCAAGCGGGAAAAGAACTGGATGCCGGAGCGCTACGCCCAGACGGCGACCGCTCTGGTGCGCGAGACCGGGGCGCGCTGCGTGCTGCTGGGCGGCACCACGGCCATCGAGCGGGAGGCCGCCGATGGCATTCTGGAGCGCGCCGGCGGGCAGCCCATCGACGCGCTCGGGAGCGGGCTCAGAACGCTGCTCGGCCTGATCGACGCCTGCGACGTCGTGATCTCGCCGGACACCGGCCCGCTGCACATGGCGGTCGCGATGAACGTGCCGGCGGTCGGGCTGTACGGCTACAACAACCCGAAGCGGGTGGGGCCGTACCGGCGGTTCACGGACCTGCTGGTAGACGCCTACGGCGATCCCGGCGAGGACTACCCGGTTTCGATGGAGCACCGCCTGGGGCGGATGGCGCGGATCCGGACGGAGGACGTGGTCGAGAAGGTGCGGCTGGCCCTGGCGCGCTACGCGCAGGGCCCTCCGTGGCGGCGGGCTAGAGCGCCGGCGTGA
- a CDS encoding Maf family protein, whose amino-acid sequence MSAGHGVPIVLASSSPRRRELLTLLGLDFEVAPADLDETWRNGEPPAAHAERLAREKAAARVRAGAVAIGADTIVVVDGAILGKPADATEAGAMLRRLAGREHEVFTGVAVAYDGKAASGTSRTRVRFRALDDATIGEYLATGEPLDKAGAYGVQGYGAVLVERIEGDYFTVMGLALGLLVDLLGRVGLRYRFGKVTPAL is encoded by the coding sequence GTGAGTGCCGGCCACGGGGTGCCGATCGTGCTCGCGTCGTCCTCGCCCCGCCGCCGCGAGCTGCTGACGCTGCTGGGGCTGGACTTCGAAGTGGCCCCCGCCGATCTCGACGAGACGTGGCGCAACGGCGAGCCGCCGGCGGCCCACGCCGAGCGGCTGGCGCGCGAAAAGGCGGCGGCGCGCGTGCGGGCGGGCGCCGTGGCGATCGGGGCCGATACCATCGTGGTCGTGGACGGCGCGATTCTGGGCAAGCCCGCCGACGCCACGGAGGCGGGCGCGATGCTGCGCCGCCTCGCGGGCCGCGAGCACGAGGTGTTCACCGGCGTGGCGGTCGCGTACGACGGGAAGGCCGCCTCGGGCACCTCGCGCACGCGGGTGAGGTTCCGCGCGCTGGACGACGCAACGATCGGCGAGTACCTCGCGACCGGCGAGCCGCTGGACAAGGCCGGCGCCTACGGCGTCCAGGGCTACGGCGCGGTGCTGGTCGAGCGGATCGAGGGCGACTACTTCACGGTGATGGGACTGGCGCTCGGCCTGCTGGTGGACCTGCTCGGCCGGGTCGGTCTGCGCTACCGGTTCGGGAAGGTCACGCCGGCGCTCTAG
- the dtd gene encoding D-aminoacyl-tRNA deacylase: MRVVLQRVSRAAVRVDGQTVGGIGRGFVVLAGFAPGDAEPALAWMADKIAGLRVFGDAEGKMNLPLAEVGGGVLVISQFTLYGDASKGRRPSFVGAAPPGEAEALYDRFVAMLRERGLPVETGRFGAMMEVEMVNEGPVTLVLEKA, from the coding sequence GTGCGGGTGGTGCTGCAGCGCGTGAGCCGCGCCGCGGTCCGCGTCGACGGCCAGACCGTCGGCGGGATCGGGCGCGGCTTCGTCGTGCTGGCGGGCTTCGCACCGGGCGACGCCGAGCCGGCCCTGGCGTGGATGGCGGACAAGATCGCGGGGCTGCGGGTGTTCGGCGACGCGGAAGGCAAGATGAACCTGCCCCTGGCCGAGGTGGGGGGCGGCGTCCTGGTGATCTCGCAGTTCACGCTGTACGGCGACGCGTCGAAGGGCCGGCGGCCCTCGTTCGTCGGCGCGGCGCCGCCCGGGGAGGCGGAGGCGCTGTACGACCGGTTCGTGGCGATGCTGCGGGAGCGCGGGCTGCCGGTCGAGACCGGGCGGTTCGGCGCGATGATGGAGGTGGAGATGGTGAACGAGGGGCCGGTGACGCTGGTACTCGAGAAGGCGTGA